A window of the Parabacteroides merdae ATCC 43184 genome harbors these coding sequences:
- a CDS encoding M16 family metallopeptidase → MRKTIQFLQLAFILLLATACAETSPFKYESVPNDPLKARIYTLDNGLKVYMTVNKETPRIQTYIAVRVGGKNDPAETTGLAHYFEHLMFKGTQQFGTQNYEQEKPMLDQIEQLFEVYRKTTDEAERQAIYHQIDSVSYEASKLAIPNEYDKLMSAIGATGTNAYTGFDQTVYVEDIPSNQIDNWAKIQADRFENNVIRGFHTELETVYEEKNMSLTSDGRKVYEAVLTALFPDHPYGTQTVLGTQENLKNPSITNIKNYHKTWYVPNNMAICLSGDFDPDQMIETINKYFGHLKPNPNLPKLPVTHESPIKAPVIKEVLGVDAENVTLGWRFPGAASPDQDLLNLTGEIINNGKAGLLDIDLVQQQKVLSCYAGTYGMSDYNAFVISGRPKQGQTLDEVKDLFLAEIDKLKKGEFDEGLLEAAINNYKLMQMYRMDRNDGRADMFVSSFIDGVDWKDEVASLDRMSKVTKQQIVDFANKYFGDNYALIYKRQGKDPNEKKIDKPKITPIVMNRDSSSLFLKEIQASKVAPIEPVFLDYSKDLQKLTAQSNIPVLYKENTSNDLFSLMYVFDMGTNNDKAMGTAFEYMKYLGTSKMSLKEINEEFYKLACYFNVFPGSDRTYVMLEGLKENMPKAMALFEEILADAQVNKEAYGNLAGDILKKRTDAKLNQGQNFNKLIQYAIWGPKSPATNVLTTAELQQMDPQELVDRIHKINSFDHKILYYGPEKPQAVLDIIKQYHNVPEQLQPVPAAIEFSQQETPENRVLLAQYDAKQIYFSAVSNRGEKFDPAIQPTLNMYNEYFGGGMNAIVFQEMRESRGLAYSAGAFLITPSKLKYPYVYRTFIATQNDKMIDAMKAFDEIINNMPESEKAFNLAKDALITRLRTERITKSDVLWSYLNAQDLGLNTDSRKELFEKAQTMTLPEIKAFQEKWVKGRTYIYCVLGDEKDLDLKGLSQYGPIQKLTQEELFGY, encoded by the coding sequence ATGCGTAAAACGATTCAGTTTCTTCAGTTAGCCTTTATTCTCCTTTTGGCAACTGCATGTGCAGAGACTTCCCCGTTTAAATACGAGTCGGTCCCGAACGATCCTCTGAAAGCCCGTATCTATACTTTGGATAACGGCCTGAAAGTGTATATGACTGTGAATAAAGAGACCCCACGTATTCAAACGTATATTGCCGTTCGCGTGGGAGGTAAAAACGATCCTGCCGAAACGACCGGTCTGGCACACTATTTTGAACACTTGATGTTTAAAGGAACTCAGCAGTTCGGCACGCAGAATTACGAACAGGAAAAACCGATGCTTGATCAGATCGAACAGCTTTTTGAGGTGTATCGTAAGACTACTGATGAGGCAGAGCGCCAGGCTATTTATCATCAGATCGACAGTGTTTCTTATGAGGCTTCGAAATTGGCAATTCCGAACGAATATGATAAACTGATGTCTGCTATTGGTGCAACTGGAACAAATGCGTATACCGGCTTTGACCAGACAGTCTACGTGGAAGATATTCCTTCCAACCAGATTGACAACTGGGCCAAGATACAGGCGGACCGTTTTGAAAACAATGTAATCCGTGGCTTTCATACGGAACTTGAGACTGTGTACGAAGAAAAGAACATGTCTCTTACCAGTGATGGTCGTAAAGTGTATGAAGCTGTTCTGACCGCTCTTTTCCCCGATCATCCATACGGAACGCAGACTGTTCTCGGAACACAGGAAAACCTGAAGAACCCGTCTATCACGAATATCAAAAACTACCATAAAACTTGGTATGTCCCTAATAATATGGCAATCTGTCTGTCCGGTGATTTTGATCCGGACCAGATGATCGAGACGATCAATAAATATTTTGGCCATTTGAAACCGAACCCCAATCTGCCGAAGTTGCCAGTAACGCATGAGTCTCCGATTAAAGCACCGGTTATAAAAGAAGTGTTGGGTGTCGATGCTGAAAATGTGACTTTGGGTTGGCGTTTCCCGGGAGCAGCTTCTCCTGATCAGGATTTGCTGAATCTGACAGGCGAAATTATTAATAATGGTAAAGCAGGTTTGTTGGATATCGATTTGGTTCAGCAACAGAAAGTACTAAGTTGTTATGCCGGAACATACGGAATGTCCGATTATAATGCATTTGTTATTAGTGGTCGTCCGAAACAGGGACAGACTTTGGATGAAGTAAAAGACCTATTCCTGGCTGAAATTGATAAGCTAAAGAAAGGTGAGTTTGACGAAGGCTTGCTGGAAGCTGCTATCAATAACTATAAACTGATGCAAATGTACCGGATGGATCGTAACGACGGTCGTGCCGATATGTTTGTCTCTTCTTTCATCGACGGTGTCGATTGGAAAGATGAAGTCGCTTCGTTAGATCGCATGAGCAAAGTGACAAAGCAACAGATCGTCGATTTTGCCAACAAATATTTCGGTGACAACTATGCGCTCATCTATAAAAGACAAGGTAAAGACCCGAACGAAAAGAAGATCGACAAACCTAAAATCACTCCGATCGTGATGAATCGCGATAGTTCAAGTCTGTTCTTGAAAGAAATACAGGCTTCAAAAGTGGCTCCGATCGAACCGGTATTCTTGGATTATAGTAAGGATTTGCAAAAACTGACCGCCCAATCCAATATTCCGGTATTGTATAAGGAGAATACTTCCAATGATCTCTTCTCTCTGATGTATGTATTCGATATGGGTACGAATAACGATAAGGCAATGGGCACCGCTTTCGAATATATGAAGTATTTGGGCACATCTAAAATGAGTCTGAAGGAAATCAATGAAGAATTTTACAAACTGGCTTGTTATTTCAATGTATTCCCTGGTTCAGACCGCACATATGTGATGCTGGAAGGTTTGAAAGAGAACATGCCGAAGGCAATGGCTCTGTTTGAAGAGATCTTGGCCGATGCACAGGTTAATAAGGAGGCTTATGGAAACCTTGCAGGTGATATCTTGAAAAAACGGACTGATGCTAAATTGAACCAGGGACAGAATTTCAACAAACTGATCCAGTATGCTATCTGGGGGCCGAAGTCTCCTGCTACAAATGTACTGACAACTGCCGAGTTGCAGCAGATGGACCCGCAGGAACTGGTCGATCGCATTCATAAGATCAACTCATTCGATCATAAGATTTTGTATTATGGTCCGGAAAAACCACAGGCCGTTCTGGACATCATCAAACAATATCATAATGTCCCTGAACAGTTGCAACCGGTTCCGGCAGCAATTGAGTTTAGCCAGCAGGAAACTCCTGAAAATAGAGTTCTGCTTGCACAGTATGATGCTAAACAGATTTATTTCTCTGCTGTCTCTAACCGAGGTGAAAAGTTCGATCCGGCTATCCAACCTACATTGAATATGTATAACGAATACTTCGGTGGCGGCATGAACGCGATCGTATTTCAGGAAATGCGTGAATCGCGTGGGCTGGCTTATTCTGCAGGAGCTTTCCTTATTACTCCGTCCAAACTGAAATATCCGTATGTCTACCGTACGTTCATTGCGACTCAGAATGATAAGATGATTGATGCGATGAAAGCTTTCGATGAAATTATCAATAATATGCCGGAATCAGAAAAAGCGTTCAACTTGGCTAAAGATGCTCTCATTACCCGTTTGCGTACGGAGCGTATTACCAAATCGGATGTTCTTTGGTCTTATCTGAATGCCCAGGATTTAGGTCTGAACACGGATAGCCGTAAAGAACTGTTCGAGAAGGCGCAGACAATGACATTGCCTGAAATCAAGGCATTCCAGGAAAAATGGGTGAAAGGGCGTACCTATATCTATTGTGTATTAGGCGATGAAAAGGATCTCGATCTGAAAGGTTTGTCACAATATGGTCCGATCCAGAAACTGACACAGGAAGAATTGTTCGGATATTAA